One Nisaea sediminum genomic window carries:
- a CDS encoding phage tail tube protein, which translates to MATTGYFASQQTDDLTIGLAREATWGTPPASTYTGMRVQSISLNESKTRSRPNEIRSDRQASPAVTQDVSASGGLQFAISYGNQDLIWPTLFTGDWSTALAIADTGLSADNSGGTFDGGASDFDSVTVGQWIKVAGFDTAGANGYFRVIDKAGDGSSITVSPAPSTDANGGSNEISITGSILHNANVVNTLAVQERYSASVGTMFSGCIATGGQINAARGQFFSGTCDLVAKSKTKQTSVVGTMGAAPQNDVFNTVGNMNAIALGNLPNAKVNSITTTISRTGAGASYAIGDPAAIGVRPGSFMSSGQIELYFKDFEAYDAYAAETKLVVYYRVTDAAGNSYIVTQPRVVLGSETLSRGGPGQDVMATYAFEADPDPDLGWIMQIDRFPAAA; encoded by the coding sequence ATGGCTACCACTGGATATTTCGCGTCCCAGCAGACGGACGATCTCACTATCGGCCTCGCGCGCGAGGCCACCTGGGGCACCCCGCCCGCCTCCACCTATACCGGCATGCGGGTGCAGTCGATCAGCCTGAACGAGAGCAAAACCCGTTCGCGCCCGAACGAAATCCGCTCCGACCGGCAGGCATCGCCCGCAGTTACGCAGGACGTTTCCGCCTCCGGCGGCCTGCAGTTCGCCATTTCCTACGGCAACCAGGACCTGATCTGGCCGACGCTTTTCACCGGCGACTGGTCCACGGCCCTTGCGATCGCCGATACCGGTCTTTCGGCCGACAATTCCGGCGGAACCTTCGACGGCGGCGCCAGTGATTTCGACAGTGTCACGGTCGGCCAGTGGATCAAGGTTGCCGGTTTCGATACCGCCGGCGCGAACGGCTATTTCCGCGTGATCGACAAGGCCGGCGACGGATCCTCCATCACGGTTTCCCCGGCCCCCTCGACCGACGCCAATGGCGGTTCCAACGAGATCAGCATCACCGGCTCGATCCTGCACAACGCGAACGTCGTGAACACGCTTGCCGTTCAGGAACGCTACAGCGCATCTGTCGGGACAATGTTCTCCGGCTGCATCGCCACAGGCGGTCAGATCAACGCGGCCCGCGGCCAGTTCTTCAGCGGCACGTGCGACCTGGTGGCCAAGAGCAAGACCAAGCAGACGTCGGTGGTGGGCACGATGGGAGCCGCGCCGCAGAACGACGTGTTCAACACCGTCGGCAACATGAATGCGATCGCGCTCGGCAACCTACCCAACGCCAAGGTGAACAGCATCACCACCACCATTTCCCGCACGGGTGCCGGTGCGAGCTATGCAATTGGGGACCCCGCGGCTATCGGCGTTCGCCCCGGGTCCTTCATGTCGTCCGGCCAAATCGAACTCTATTTCAAGGATTTCGAGGCTTACGACGCCTACGCGGCCGAAACCAAGCTGGTGGTCTACTACCGGGTGACCGACGCCGCCGGTAACTCCTACATCGTGACACAGCCCCGAGTGGTGCTCGGCAGCGAAACGCTCTCCCGCGGCGGCCCGGGACAGGACGTCATGGCGACCTACGCCTTCGAAGCCGACCCGGACCCGGATCTCGGATGGATCATGCAGATCGACCGCTTCCCGGCCGCTGCCTGA
- a CDS encoding LamG domain-containing protein, with translation MAVAALGWMNHASTVEGGHFQSAWPAAKALSLPMADVAHAATTGARRFYFWVETGGEAVQAISAHYHNMSEHAQWRVVASDSPLPRPDLDLDFRTNALDDAVTLTRASTGNYYDAAGVEQLAAVDEARFDHDPATGRRKGLLIEGEAVSIAGSEFSEFFTAGAGTIYAEFEMTNDTLQQQGVISLSDGTTDNEIRVSFDGSGNLDFDVAAGASPQAALDATVDIATGTIFRVAIAWDTDDFAISANGAAVVTDAGGSVPTVDRILFGAIGDGTAPGELWLRDVRYYPERLPNAALVAMSTNGTITSAVDAPDLDTGWPDIWPGDRTPANSKHLPKLTRIFLSTPVTHTSWLVEIVDPYQGPGEDPADDGLALHIGYFGLFQVYQPAINVDFDLEEQIVHRTSYQESRSGQKTFDVRPSSREWSGTYRNLTPAENALAREVKISVDKNLPILFMFDPAATDWLQTDILATNDGRSASRLSYSGNSDIYTVSFRLAQIVEPTSISSAGGVAVANNVTGPASSVLNRWVRWANTIGNKIKVSLWSEDDAGVVTAGGALNMNSKAVNNSSNLIEQGLHTFAVPIIGAQTRTTNGAELYESEAATNDVMKGGYAFDPDTEEGVQYYGWLPKSYNGGTVTAIIAWTADSGSGDVVWGVRAKVLGNGDTIDSAFGTEVTVTDMLTGAGEFCIADVTGAITPAGTLAGNKLLIVQLVRKAADGSDTLAADAVAMIKAVNITLNAATDA, from the coding sequence ATGGCCGTTGCAGCGCTTGGGTGGATGAACCACGCCTCGACCGTCGAGGGCGGACACTTTCAGTCCGCGTGGCCCGCGGCAAAGGCCCTATCGCTGCCCATGGCGGACGTCGCGCACGCGGCGACGACCGGCGCGCGGCGCTTCTATTTCTGGGTGGAGACCGGGGGCGAGGCGGTTCAGGCGATATCCGCGCACTATCACAATATGTCCGAACACGCACAGTGGAGGGTGGTGGCCTCGGACTCGCCGCTGCCTCGCCCCGATCTGGACCTTGATTTCCGGACCAATGCGCTGGACGACGCCGTGACCCTGACCCGGGCGTCGACGGGGAACTATTACGATGCCGCAGGCGTGGAACAGCTCGCGGCGGTGGATGAGGCGCGTTTCGACCACGACCCGGCAACCGGCCGGCGCAAGGGCCTCCTGATCGAAGGCGAAGCCGTCTCGATCGCCGGGAGCGAGTTTTCCGAATTCTTCACGGCCGGCGCCGGAACGATCTATGCCGAATTCGAGATGACGAACGACACGCTGCAGCAGCAGGGCGTCATCTCCCTGTCGGATGGAACGACCGACAACGAAATCCGCGTGTCATTCGACGGGTCCGGAAACCTCGATTTCGACGTTGCGGCCGGCGCCTCTCCGCAAGCCGCCCTCGACGCGACCGTCGATATCGCGACCGGGACAATCTTCCGGGTGGCGATCGCGTGGGATACCGATGATTTCGCTATCTCCGCAAACGGCGCGGCGGTGGTGACGGATGCCGGGGGCTCGGTGCCAACGGTGGACCGCATCTTGTTCGGCGCGATCGGCGACGGCACGGCGCCCGGTGAGCTCTGGCTGAGAGACGTTCGATACTACCCGGAGCGCTTGCCGAACGCCGCCCTGGTCGCCATGTCGACAAACGGCACGATCACCAGCGCGGTGGATGCTCCGGATCTGGATACCGGGTGGCCCGATATCTGGCCCGGAGACCGGACGCCGGCGAACTCAAAGCACCTGCCGAAGCTGACGCGCATCTTTCTGTCCACCCCGGTCACGCACACGTCATGGCTGGTCGAGATTGTCGACCCTTATCAGGGCCCCGGCGAGGATCCGGCCGACGACGGCCTGGCGCTGCATATCGGCTATTTCGGGCTATTCCAGGTCTACCAACCCGCTATCAATGTCGACTTCGATCTCGAAGAACAAATCGTTCATCGAACGAGCTATCAGGAATCCAGGAGTGGCCAAAAGACTTTCGACGTCCGACCGAGCAGTCGCGAGTGGAGCGGGACATACCGCAACCTGACGCCGGCCGAAAATGCGCTCGCGCGGGAGGTCAAGATCTCGGTCGATAAGAACCTGCCGATCCTGTTCATGTTCGACCCGGCGGCTACCGACTGGCTGCAGACAGATATTCTCGCGACGAATGACGGCCGGTCTGCAAGCAGGCTCTCATACAGCGGTAATTCCGACATATACACGGTCTCCTTCCGCCTGGCGCAGATCGTGGAGCCGACTTCAATTTCATCCGCAGGAGGCGTTGCCGTGGCAAACAATGTGACGGGGCCGGCCTCGTCTGTTCTGAATCGGTGGGTCCGGTGGGCTAATACCATCGGCAACAAGATCAAGGTCAGCCTCTGGAGCGAAGACGATGCCGGTGTTGTGACGGCCGGCGGCGCGCTGAACATGAACAGCAAGGCGGTTAACAATTCCTCGAACCTGATCGAGCAGGGCCTTCACACCTTCGCCGTTCCGATCATCGGCGCGCAGACCAGAACGACGAACGGCGCGGAGCTCTATGAATCGGAGGCCGCGACCAACGATGTCATGAAGGGCGGCTACGCCTTCGATCCAGACACGGAAGAGGGCGTCCAATATTATGGCTGGCTTCCGAAGTCCTACAATGGCGGCACCGTCACCGCGATCATCGCCTGGACCGCCGACAGCGGTTCCGGTGATGTCGTCTGGGGTGTCCGGGCGAAGGTTCTGGGAAACGGCGATACGATCGATAGCGCCTTTGGAACAGAGGTCACAGTCACGGACATGCTGACCGGGGCCGGTGAATTCTGCATCGCAGACGTGACCGGCGCGATCACACCGGCCGGCACCCTGGCCGGCAACAAGCTGCTCATCGTTCAACTCGTCCGCAAGGCCGCGGACGGCTCCGACACTCTCGCGGCCGATGCCGTCGCGATGATCAAGGCGGTCAATATCACCCTGAACGCGGCGACCGACGCATGA
- a CDS encoding tape measure protein has translation MNLETNRIVHEVVIDDRGAVRGAQGVESALDKAAAATARLDKAAGDAGGKLQAVGSAAVSAAKGVGSAATATLDAAAGVAAFASETLTAERAWTALELSVATATGGIGGLKREIAETVVETKLFREEATEAAKAWSTLKRAAAGIGIGLSIGGLISEAQEYTRAQNLLAQSVEGSSALIERSVYGIAQASGQAFTELAGLTKALDELPGGQRKRLDVVEGVALSLAKIPGAAQSSSAAVTQFTQAMQSGVFRGDEFNSVMEQAPPLADALAKGLGVARGALRAMAEEGKLTTERVSEALSSMLPELRRFNQESARAFSQWVQIVDNAFGRFSANVDQRAGASAKLGESLGGVAERLESIQAQNAAVAVLEKLSSIAGIAADAVFLMADNLDLLVGAWVAWQALKAVTGMGLFASSVRTASTAIATLEDISGRSIPKVAKGLTSLGTAAAFSVSPITILLTAVQAVGVGLLLYQSRVTDAQRASELQAQTMDLVADGMAKARRETDSTAKAMAALAKASATEAMVRAQENLAAQAEELRDRVDAVSHSLFVMTNNRVPELANMRSGVKEIMAEFAAGRIDVDGVGEALANLVATNENWRSKAGNSFEAISGWREQNEVVAKANALIAVLAGTATDAEIALLGLGDSAGRTSGSVNKFVTDLRAEASLVGKVGLAREIAINLRKAETTATTELGREVIKLTAALAGEENLRTLRGQNDRLALAKAELDLIGEGEAARAKEMAVLQKQLDLKERGIDLTSTQALEELRLAKAIADVNEKTSNARATQGLERRAALAKAELDLVGEGEAVRDKALATLQKQLDLKERGVDLTSAQAAEEIRLAQSIAETTAATSNANKLQGLRENLQLMKSEIQLADQGAAIREAGVAVLQKQLELRRRGIDLTSEQAREELRLVEAIAEASAQINNVQALLGLRESLKIAEAELALVGETASIRDSQLEILKKELDLKRRGVDLTSEQAREELQLTERIQATRVQLERQRDDLGAIRGIFTDLSSAVSDFATGIAQGTTNMRDLGNVGEAVLAKLIQRFSELAFLNPAQNMLFGDTLPTISSVLSTGSSILGGGGGIGGGGVGGLSNLSGAGSFFGNLTNTGSLTSSFVLGPTGQSLGLSQAIPGAANGAIASGSGIAPTALGSGILQAGSLAVAPFLGMGVAALASLFMKKDLPRSAAQLGAENGLFGVTGVDVGNGGDPAVGQAIGDAAAGIANAFLQVSGLRLGADASLGMIGLDQRVFRSTTSSGAYSDAPDVLGIAGLPRDGRSFDKTVGGQRAASADFAVRNLLKQVLEGTLDGLTETTADTLKLGLGNLARNIESSMTEGEAETFARRLEVLAGWDSLREQMEGLDAVAGDTARRLEKAAKSQELFNNQISALRDEANKAVAESGSGLKGIGDFIDDARALFDPTGGNRFQLRYQLALGGGSDSIDGNANVYTDPGENGRGRTLQDIFSFGANDRSSGVNPNQIVVFDELIETIDQNLGDNGKLIEAFHKAGDNLDFNISKLADILEERGVELQPILDDFFNTEVARERLNEAADMARFKVDQFFETLVGAGDAISGPRQLFEDIVPAVSPIVEQFENLKAQIEATRPDIEALNEDLAAMGEAVIDVDGKISQATGKAAEQAQNQFLAGLGIAVGADGTIRQASVDFDAINSLAQTIKGLDENARVIFENDPRGLSGQVATKINEILQAGITQILSGAEDEATTLEQLEIAFGERIAGFDLAIGDATDAVQEISEEMRQAQSLMATAVSALDSEIASRTSLISSLRAQVAQISQARFGYATNAQTSPFSTLEQLNRAEAQFDKQLAAALAGDEQAQSTLLSTSQSFLEASKTFYGSTTDHFDNFQKVDQGLAQLETSFRSEIEVQVSQLSVLEQIRDELAERTGVTETNLTPVTYARGSDGQYIATSSGVVQAGYSLGGNPSQNLQILLLLAAAGLPLPSGFGSGQLNALRAGNSNVDAFLSANGFAMGGIMTPHGPLALNTYDNGGIANSPQLALFGEGRTPEAYVPLPDGRSIPVSMSFSGAANDGVWAELKAVRLELASMRSEAMNFGAPANDGYLIELRAMRQEIVALRSENAEFRRTVAALGNEAASQRAESNKILGNIETGGRQQKAATR, from the coding sequence ATGAACCTTGAGACCAACCGCATCGTCCACGAGGTCGTTATTGACGACCGCGGCGCCGTGCGTGGTGCTCAAGGGGTAGAGAGCGCGCTCGACAAGGCCGCCGCCGCAACCGCGCGCCTCGACAAGGCCGCCGGCGATGCGGGCGGGAAGCTGCAGGCTGTCGGCAGCGCTGCGGTATCGGCCGCAAAGGGCGTCGGGAGCGCCGCCACGGCAACGCTGGATGCCGCCGCGGGGGTCGCGGCGTTCGCCTCCGAGACGCTGACCGCAGAGCGTGCCTGGACCGCCCTCGAGCTTTCAGTCGCGACCGCGACCGGCGGCATCGGCGGCCTGAAACGGGAAATCGCGGAAACGGTGGTGGAAACCAAGCTGTTCCGCGAAGAGGCGACGGAAGCGGCGAAGGCCTGGTCAACCCTGAAGCGGGCGGCGGCCGGTATCGGCATCGGTCTCTCGATCGGCGGGCTTATTTCCGAAGCGCAGGAATACACCCGGGCTCAGAACCTGCTTGCGCAATCGGTGGAAGGGTCCTCGGCGCTCATCGAACGAAGCGTCTACGGCATCGCGCAGGCTTCCGGTCAAGCCTTTACCGAGTTGGCCGGCCTGACTAAAGCGCTGGACGAACTGCCCGGGGGACAGCGAAAGAGGCTGGACGTCGTAGAAGGCGTCGCCCTTTCCCTCGCAAAAATCCCCGGGGCCGCACAGTCGTCGAGTGCCGCCGTCACCCAGTTCACGCAAGCTATGCAATCTGGCGTTTTTCGTGGCGACGAGTTCAATTCCGTGATGGAGCAGGCGCCGCCGCTTGCCGACGCGCTCGCGAAGGGCCTGGGAGTCGCGCGAGGGGCGCTCCGGGCAATGGCCGAAGAAGGCAAACTCACGACAGAGCGCGTCTCCGAGGCGCTGAGTTCCATGCTGCCGGAACTCCGAAGATTCAACCAAGAATCCGCCCGGGCCTTCAGCCAGTGGGTGCAAATCGTTGACAACGCCTTCGGGCGGTTCTCTGCGAACGTGGACCAGCGCGCCGGCGCGTCCGCGAAGCTCGGCGAAAGCCTCGGTGGCGTTGCCGAGCGCCTGGAAAGCATCCAGGCGCAGAACGCCGCTGTTGCCGTTCTCGAAAAGCTCTCCTCGATAGCGGGTATCGCCGCCGACGCAGTCTTCCTCATGGCCGATAATCTCGACCTTCTCGTGGGTGCGTGGGTGGCTTGGCAGGCTCTCAAGGCGGTCACGGGGATGGGTCTATTTGCCAGCTCGGTTCGAACGGCATCAACCGCGATTGCTACGCTCGAGGATATCAGCGGCAGGTCGATTCCGAAGGTTGCGAAGGGGCTTACTTCTCTCGGTACCGCCGCCGCCTTTTCCGTAAGTCCTATCACCATCTTACTGACAGCCGTTCAAGCGGTAGGCGTTGGCCTCCTGCTCTATCAATCCCGAGTGACCGATGCGCAGCGCGCGAGCGAACTGCAGGCCCAGACCATGGACCTTGTTGCAGACGGCATGGCCAAGGCGCGCCGGGAAACGGATTCCACGGCGAAAGCAATGGCGGCCCTCGCCAAAGCCTCCGCCACCGAGGCAATGGTTCGCGCGCAAGAGAACCTCGCCGCTCAGGCTGAAGAACTGCGCGACCGCGTCGATGCGGTTTCTCACTCCCTGTTCGTGATGACGAACAACCGCGTTCCCGAACTCGCGAACATGCGTTCGGGGGTGAAGGAGATCATGGCCGAATTTGCGGCCGGCCGGATTGATGTCGACGGTGTTGGCGAAGCCCTGGCCAATCTGGTTGCCACCAATGAGAACTGGAGGTCGAAAGCGGGGAACTCTTTCGAGGCCATTTCGGGCTGGCGGGAACAAAACGAAGTTGTTGCCAAGGCCAACGCCCTGATTGCGGTGCTCGCCGGGACCGCGACCGACGCGGAGATTGCTTTGCTCGGGCTTGGGGACAGCGCCGGCAGGACCTCCGGTTCAGTGAACAAGTTTGTAACCGACCTTCGCGCGGAGGCGTCTCTTGTCGGGAAAGTAGGCCTCGCCCGGGAAATCGCCATCAACCTTCGAAAGGCAGAGACGACCGCCACGACCGAACTCGGCCGCGAAGTGATCAAACTTACGGCTGCGCTGGCCGGGGAGGAAAATCTTCGAACCCTCCGCGGGCAGAACGACCGGCTTGCGCTCGCGAAAGCCGAGCTCGATCTCATCGGTGAAGGCGAAGCCGCCCGCGCGAAAGAAATGGCCGTCCTGCAGAAGCAGCTCGACCTGAAGGAACGCGGCATAGACCTGACCAGTACGCAGGCCCTCGAAGAATTGCGGCTCGCAAAAGCCATCGCCGACGTCAACGAAAAAACATCCAACGCGCGCGCGACCCAAGGGCTTGAGCGCAGGGCTGCACTCGCTAAAGCCGAACTTGACCTCGTGGGGGAAGGCGAAGCCGTCCGGGACAAGGCTCTTGCCACCCTGCAGAAGCAGCTCGACCTCAAGGAGCGCGGCGTAGACCTGACCAGTGCCCAAGCGGCGGAAGAGATCCGGCTCGCGCAATCGATAGCCGAAACGACCGCGGCGACAAGCAACGCAAACAAGCTTCAGGGTCTCCGCGAAAACCTTCAACTGATGAAGTCGGAGATTCAGCTCGCCGATCAAGGCGCGGCCATCCGGGAGGCTGGGGTTGCGGTCTTGCAGAAGCAACTCGAGCTCCGCCGCCGCGGGATTGATCTGACCAGCGAGCAGGCCCGGGAGGAACTTCGCCTCGTAGAGGCGATCGCTGAAGCGTCTGCCCAGATCAATAATGTCCAGGCGCTGCTCGGGCTGCGGGAGAGCCTCAAGATTGCGGAAGCCGAACTGGCCCTCGTCGGAGAAACCGCCTCCATTCGGGATTCTCAATTGGAGATCCTGAAAAAAGAACTCGACCTCAAGCGCCGCGGCGTCGACCTCACCAGCGAACAGGCTCGGGAGGAACTCCAGCTTACTGAGCGCATTCAAGCCACGCGGGTACAGCTTGAGAGGCAGCGCGATGACCTTGGCGCGATCCGGGGTATTTTCACGGACCTGTCCTCTGCCGTGTCAGACTTCGCGACAGGGATCGCCCAGGGCACTACTAACATGCGCGACCTTGGGAACGTCGGAGAGGCTGTTCTTGCGAAACTCATCCAACGTTTCAGTGAACTTGCGTTTCTAAATCCCGCACAGAATATGCTGTTTGGCGACACGCTGCCGACTATCAGCTCCGTTCTCTCGACCGGCTCGTCAATACTCGGCGGTGGAGGAGGGATAGGCGGCGGTGGGGTGGGCGGTCTCTCGAACCTATCCGGCGCGGGTTCGTTCTTCGGCAACCTGACAAACACGGGATCGCTGACCTCTTCGTTTGTGCTTGGGCCCACTGGCCAGAGCTTGGGGCTGTCTCAGGCCATCCCGGGCGCTGCGAACGGAGCGATCGCTTCCGGATCCGGTATCGCCCCGACCGCGCTAGGCTCCGGCATCCTCCAAGCTGGATCGCTCGCGGTTGCCCCGTTCCTCGGCATGGGGGTCGCCGCGCTGGCGTCCCTGTTCATGAAGAAAGACCTTCCTCGGTCAGCGGCGCAACTCGGCGCTGAGAACGGCTTGTTCGGCGTGACCGGTGTGGACGTCGGGAACGGCGGTGACCCCGCGGTCGGGCAAGCCATCGGGGACGCTGCGGCCGGCATCGCGAACGCCTTCCTGCAGGTCTCTGGGCTGCGCCTGGGGGCTGACGCCTCGCTCGGCATGATAGGGCTTGATCAGCGGGTATTCCGCTCCACGACGAGTTCGGGCGCCTATAGCGATGCGCCCGACGTGCTCGGCATTGCGGGCTTGCCCCGGGACGGACGTTCGTTCGACAAGACCGTGGGAGGCCAGCGCGCCGCGTCGGCTGACTTCGCGGTTCGGAACCTACTGAAGCAGGTTCTGGAAGGCACACTGGACGGCCTCACCGAAACCACTGCGGACACGCTGAAACTCGGTCTCGGCAATCTGGCCCGGAACATCGAATCCTCAATGACGGAGGGCGAGGCCGAGACCTTCGCCCGCCGCCTCGAGGTGCTCGCCGGGTGGGACAGCCTCCGCGAACAGATGGAGGGCCTTGACGCGGTCGCGGGGGACACGGCGCGGCGCCTGGAGAAGGCCGCGAAGAGCCAGGAACTCTTCAACAACCAGATCTCCGCGCTTCGGGACGAAGCCAACAAGGCGGTCGCGGAATCCGGCTCCGGTCTCAAAGGTATCGGCGACTTCATTGATGACGCGCGGGCCCTGTTCGATCCGACCGGCGGCAACCGTTTCCAACTGCGCTATCAGCTCGCCCTCGGCGGTGGGTCGGATTCCATCGACGGAAATGCGAACGTCTACACCGATCCGGGCGAGAACGGGCGCGGGCGCACGCTTCAGGACATTTTCTCCTTCGGCGCGAACGACCGCTCCAGCGGCGTCAATCCGAACCAGATCGTGGTCTTTGATGAACTGATCGAAACCATTGATCAGAACCTCGGCGACAACGGAAAGCTGATCGAGGCGTTCCACAAGGCTGGTGACAACCTCGATTTCAACATCTCGAAGCTCGCCGACATTCTCGAAGAGCGGGGGGTAGAACTCCAGCCGATCCTGGACGACTTCTTCAACACCGAAGTCGCGCGGGAACGCCTGAACGAAGCCGCCGACATGGCCCGGTTCAAGGTCGACCAGTTCTTCGAAACTCTGGTCGGCGCGGGTGACGCCATATCCGGACCGCGTCAGCTGTTCGAGGACATCGTTCCGGCCGTCTCCCCCATCGTGGAGCAGTTCGAGAATCTCAAGGCCCAGATAGAGGCGACCCGGCCCGATATCGAGGCGTTGAACGAAGACCTGGCCGCGATGGGCGAGGCTGTCATTGACGTCGACGGCAAGATATCTCAGGCGACGGGCAAGGCGGCCGAACAGGCCCAGAACCAGTTCCTCGCGGGCCTCGGAATAGCGGTCGGCGCGGACGGTACCATACGGCAGGCCTCGGTTGATTTCGACGCGATCAACTCGCTGGCCCAGACCATCAAGGGGCTGGACGAAAACGCCCGCGTGATTTTCGAGAATGACCCCCGGGGCCTGTCCGGTCAGGTGGCGACGAAGATCAACGAGATCCTGCAGGCGGGTATCACGCAGATCCTTTCCGGCGCTGAAGACGAAGCGACCACGCTTGAGCAACTGGAAATAGCGTTCGGGGAACGGATCGCCGGCTTTGACCTGGCGATCGGCGACGCGACGGACGCAGTGCAGGAAATTTCCGAGGAAATGCGGCAAGCGCAGTCGCTGATGGCAACGGCCGTCTCGGCTCTCGATAGCGAGATAGCGTCCCGAACCTCGCTGATCTCCTCTCTGCGGGCCCAGGTCGCGCAAATCAGCCAGGCCCGTTTCGGCTATGCGACGAATGCGCAGACCTCGCCCTTCTCGACCCTTGAGCAGCTGAACCGTGCGGAAGCGCAGTTTGACAAGCAACTGGCGGCGGCGCTGGCGGGCGACGAGCAGGCGCAGTCCACGCTCCTGTCCACGTCTCAGTCCTTCCTGGAGGCGTCGAAAACGTTCTACGGGTCCACAACCGACCATTTCGACAACTTCCAGAAGGTCGACCAAGGGCTGGCGCAGCTGGAGACGTCTTTCCGCTCGGAAATCGAAGTGCAGGTTTCCCAGCTTTCGGTGCTTGAGCAGATCCGGGACGAACTTGCGGAGCGTACCGGGGTGACGGAAACAAATCTCACGCCGGTGACCTACGCGCGCGGATCCGACGGGCAGTACATCGCCACGTCCTCCGGTGTGGTTCAGGCCGGTTATTCGCTTGGCGGCAATCCGTCCCAGAACCTGCAGATTCTTCTCCTTCTGGCGGCGGCGGGCCTGCCCCTTCCGTCAGGGTTCGGGTCCGGCCAGCTGAATGCGCTCCGGGCTGGCAATTCAAACGTTGACGCGTTCCTGTCAGCTAACGGTTTCGCGATGGGCGGCATCATGACGCCGCACGGGCCGTTGGCACTGAACACATACGACAATGGTGGGATTGCGAACTCGCCGCAGCTCGCGCTGTTTGGCGAGGGCAGGACGCCCGAGGCCTATGTTCCCCTTCCGGACGGCCGGTCCATTCCGGTGAGCATGAGCTTCAGCGGCGCGGCGAATGATGGAGTATGGGCGGAGCTTAAGGCTGTCCGGCTAGAACTCGCTAGCATGCGCTCGGAGGCCATGAACTTCGGGGCGCCGGCGAATGACGGCTACCTGATCGAGTTGAGGGCCATGCGGCAAGAGATCGTCGCCCTGCGCTCCGAGAACGCGGAATTCCGCCGGACGGTGGCTGCGCTTGGCAACGAGGCCGCCTCGCAACGCGCCGAAAGCAACAAGATCCTCGGCAACATTGAAACGGGGGGCCGCCAGCAAAAGGCGGCGACACGCTGA
- a CDS encoding head-tail connector protein — MLTTLATVKEDLGYTDTAADTRLQRYIAEASSRIEGWCKQPLLEASYSHIERSPGAAILLPPDGKLASTVSITTVTIGSEELDAAFYELDGAILYRLSVSGARVCWGLSPVTVAYQAGYKGAAEAGANVPADLERACIDLVKDLERSRERDSFIRREDYSDGTSLSYGTMGAGQTIFDAKRGPLAPYRKWAPV; from the coding sequence GTGCTCACCACACTTGCAACGGTCAAGGAAGACCTCGGCTATACCGACACGGCCGCCGACACGCGCCTGCAGCGGTATATTGCCGAGGCTTCCTCCCGCATTGAGGGCTGGTGCAAGCAGCCCCTGCTGGAAGCGTCCTATTCACATATCGAGCGCAGTCCTGGCGCGGCAATCTTGTTGCCGCCTGACGGGAAACTAGCGTCAACGGTTTCAATAACGACCGTCACCATCGGCAGCGAAGAGCTCGACGCGGCTTTCTATGAACTCGACGGCGCCATTCTTTACCGCCTGTCCGTTTCCGGCGCCCGGGTCTGCTGGGGGTTATCGCCGGTAACGGTTGCCTATCAGGCCGGATACAAGGGCGCCGCCGAGGCCGGGGCAAATGTCCCTGCCGATCTGGAGCGGGCCTGTATCGACCTGGTCAAGGACCTGGAAAGGTCGCGCGAACGGGATTCCTTCATTCGCCGCGAAGATTACAGCGACGGAACGTCGCTTTCCTACGGCACGATGGGCGCCGGGCAGACCATCTTCGACGCCAAGCGAGGTCCCCTCGCCCCCTATCGCAAGTGGGCGCCGGTATGA
- a CDS encoding transcriptional regulator gives MTRRDKKIITPHTSEIMITGVQIYAAKGGLGWSNAHLAEVSGVSKPTIDRINRTPVTPKMLAENLASIEAALRAGSDTLRVEFIGEDGVRFIPKEAL, from the coding sequence ATGACCCGACGTGATAAAAAAATTATCACGCCCCATACTTCCGAAATCATGATCACGGGCGTTCAGATATACGCGGCGAAAGGCGGGCTCGGTTGGTCCAACGCGCACCTTGCCGAAGTGTCCGGCGTTTCCAAGCCCACGATCGACCGCATCAACCGAACACCAGTTACCCCGAAGATGCTTGCCGAGAACCTTGCCAGCATCGAGGCCGCGCTCCGCGCCGGAAGCGACACACTCAGGGTCGAGTTCATCGGAGAAGACGGCGTCCGGTTCATCCCCAAAGAAGCGCTTTGA